The Thermoplasmata archaeon nucleotide sequence ATCGGGAACGCGGGACGGATGTTGCCGCCGTGGGATTCCAAGAGTTTCGTCTCAAGGCCGAGCTGAAGGAGGCGTTGGGCATCCCGGGGCGGGAACCACCGCAGATCCATGGAGGCGGAGAGGACGAACTCGCGTTCCGTGAGCTCGTCCCGCCCCTTCCGTCTGAAGAGCAGGGCAATCGCGTAGCGCAGCTCGTCCATGAAGTCGCCCGGAACCCGAGGGCGTGCGAAGCGAGGGCAGCTAATTAAAGGTGCGGACCGAGCGAACGTTTATCCCCTCGGCGGACCATGGATTGGCCGCTCCCGCGTATGGTCGCGCCGATCCGTGACGCGCGATGCAAGCCGGGAGAGAACGCCGCATGGGTCCCTCCTCGATAGCCCCGGGACGGGGCGCACCGTGACAGGGGGACAACGCGGCGTCCCACAATCCCTCGGCATGGGTCAGGGCGTCGAGTGAGCACCGCTTGGCCATGAAACGCGCTGTTAATGCCGAGGGACATCCCGGGGGGTGTCCCGAGGCGTCTCACGCTACGAGGGGACGGGCAAGGCCGCAGCGGATCGCCAGATCCGGGTGGACGCTGATCGCTTCCTGGAGCGCGGTCTCGAACGCCCGCCGCGCCGTCGGGCGGCCCAGGCTCTGGGAGCACACGTCCCAGAGGTCCTTGTGGAGGGTTCCCATGAGGTCCCGCAGGTGGTCCAGCCCGCCCTGGCTGCCGGCGATCATCTGCTCGAAGACCATGGACCGCAGCTCCTGATGTTCCGCGACCAGGGTCCGCTCCATCTCGCCCTCGATCTTCGGGAGACCCAGGTGGCGGATCTCCTGAAACAGGAACTGGAAGTAGGCGACGTAGAAGTCGACTGCCTCCCGGAGGGGACCCGAGTCGTCCCCGAGGTCCACCTCGAGCAGGACGCGGGTCGAGCGAACCCGGTACTCCGACGTGCGCGAATCGCGAGGGCGGCGCTCCACGAGGCCCAGTTCGGCGAGGCTCTGCAGGAATCGGGACGCCGTGGACACGTGGATGTGCAGCGCCCGGGCGACCTCGCTGGAGAGATGCCAGCCCCCATCCCGGAGTTCGCGCAGGATGGCGAGGCTGTACTCGCCGGAGAGCAACGTCGCGGCGTGGCGAAACGTCTCCGTGTCCATGAGCAGTTCACCGGGGGAAGGAGGACTCTAGCCCTCGTAGACTTCGGGGGTCAAGAAGCGTACCCTCCCATTCTCAGCCCGGATTCTCTTCGGCGCGGTGGGGTGCCGCCAACGGGCATCCGCCGCTCCGGCAAGCCGCGGACGTCCCGGACGATCCGAGTCCTCGTGGGCAAGGTTGAAGTAGAGGCTGTCACTTCCGGGCCGACACGGCCGCCCTGTCCCGTGGTCCAGGGTGACCTCCAACCCGCCCGGCCTCGCCGAGGGAACCCCGTGCGCTACACCCGCTTCGAGAAGGCCCGCATCATCGGAGCGCGAGCCCTGCAGATCAGCATGGGGGCGCCCATCGTGATCGACATCCCATCGGGCATGGTCGACCCCATCGAGATCGCCTGGACGGAGTTCGACGCGAGCGCGATCCCGATCACGGTGAAGCGGGAACTCTAGACTGGACCGGAGCCGCGGCCTTGGAGCCACGGATGGTTTTGGCAAGCACGCTCCGGCAGCCACGCGGAGGGTAGTGGGTGGTCACCCCCTCGGAGCGGCCCACCGGGGAAGCCGGATCCGTGGTAGCGGATAAGGAATGCTTATATAGAACCGCAAACCCATTATTGGGTGAAAAGGCAATCGGAACGGAGGGAACCAATATGACGCGCGAGAGTAAGAACACGGACATGGTCAAGGCGAAGGAGGACTCCGCGGCTCGGGCGCTCGACGTGCGCCGGCCCTGGGACCTCTTCGAAGACATGGACCGATGGCTGGCCGATCTCCGAAGCGAGTTCGACCGCAAGTTCTGGGGCCCGCTCGCTCCCTTCGCGAGGGACAGCGTCGCCTTACTGGCGCCGCCCGTGGACCTCGTCGATGAGGGCCGCGAGTACGTCCTCAAGGCCGACCTCCCCGGCGTGGCCAAGGAGGATCTCGACCTCCGCGTGACGCCCGACGCTGTCGAGCTGTCCGCGGGGAGCCGCCAGGAGCGGGAGGAGAACGAGAAGGACCACGCATACCGCGAGCGCACGTACCGGTCCTTCCGCCGCAGCCTCGCCCTGCCCGAGGAGATCCTCGCGGACCAGGCCAAGGCGACCCTCAAGGACGGTGTCCTCGAACTCCGGCTTCCCAAGAAGGAGCCCACGTCGCGACCGGAGCCCGTCAAGGTCCGGGTCGAGTGACCCGACCCCCTTCCTCCTTTTCCCGTAGGTGAGGACCATACCGCCTTCAACACGGAGCGACATCGGTGCTCGCGGCCCTGGTCGCGACCCGCGCGCGCTCCCATGAGGTATTCCCATGATGCACGGACGAGAGAAGTTCCTGCGAGTGACCGAAGCGAAGCCCTCCGATGCCGGCCGAGGCATCGTCCGCGTCGACCCCGAGGTGATGCGGATCCTGGAGTTGCGTGAGGACGACGTGGTTCTGATCGAGGGCGGCAAGTCGACCGCCGCAATCGTGCAGCGTGGCTATCCGGAGGACGCGAACCGCGGCGTCATCCGCATGGACGGCATGCAGCGGCACAACGCGGACGTCGGCATCGACGACAAGGTGGGCCTGCGCAAGGCCCTCGCCCGACCCGCGGAGCGGTTGAGCCTCGCCCCTACGGAGGCCGTGCGGATCATGGGGGGCGAGCAGTTCATGGCCCAGGTGCTCCAAGGAAGACCCGTCACCCGCGGCGACCTGGTGACCGTGAGCATCATGGGCCGCAAGTTCGACTTCGTGGTCACCTCGTTCCAGCCCGGTGCCGACGCGGTCATCGTCGGCCCGCAGACGGAGATCAAGCTCGCGGAGACGCCCGCCAAGGAGGAGGAAGCGAAACTCCCGCGGGTCACCTACGATGACATCGGCGGTCTGGGCGACGCGGTCCGGAAGGTCCGCGAGATGATCGAGCTCCCCCTCCGCCATCCCGAGCTCTTCGAGCGACTCGGCGTCGAGGCGCCCAAGGGCGTCCTCCTGCACGGGCCGCCCGGGACGGGCAAGACGCTGCTCGCGAAGGCCGTGGCCTCAGAGACGAACGCAAACTTCCATTCCATCTCCGGACCCGAGATCATGTCCAAGTTCTACGGGCAGAGTGAGGAGAACCTCCGGGAGATCTTCAAGCAGGCCGAGGAGAACGCGCCGAGCATCGTCTTCATCGACGAGCTGGACTCCATCGCCCCGAACCGCGAGGAGGTCACGGGCGAGGTCGAACGCCGCGTGGTCGCGCAGCTCCTGGCGGTCATGGACGGCCTCCAGGGTCGCGGCAAGGTCGTCGTCATCGGAGCGACGAACCGACCCAATGCGCTCGATCCCGCGCTGCGCCGCCCGGGTCGCTTCGACCGGGAAATCGAGATCGGCGTCCCGGACCGGGACGGCCGCCTCGAGATCCTCCAGATCCACACGCGAGGGATGCCCCTGGCAAAGGACGTCGAATTGAAGGAGCTCGCGAACATCACCCATGGCTATGTGGGCGCGGACGTCGCGGCCCTCACCAAAGAAGCCGCCATCCGTTCCCTGCGCCGCATCCTCCCCGACATCGATCTCCAGACGGAGGTGATTCCGCCCGAGGTCCTCGCCAAGCTCACGGTGACCCGGGACGACTTCCTCCAGGCGTATCGGGAACTCGAGCCCTCGACGATGCGGGAGGTCCTCATCGAAAAGC carries:
- a CDS encoding winged helix-turn-helix domain-containing protein → MDTETFRHAATLLSGEYSLAILRELRDGGWHLSSEVARALHIHVSTASRFLQSLAELGLVERRPRDSRTSEYRVRSTRVLLEVDLGDDSGPLREAVDFYVAYFQFLFQEIRHLGLPKIEGEMERTLVAEHQELRSMVFEQMIAGSQGGLDHLRDLMGTLHKDLWDVCSQSLGRPTARRAFETALQEAISVHPDLAIRCGLARPLVA
- a CDS encoding DNA-directed RNA polymerase subunit K yields the protein MRYTRFEKARIIGARALQISMGAPIVIDIPSGMVDPIEIAWTEFDASAIPITVKREL
- a CDS encoding Hsp20/alpha crystallin family protein yields the protein MTRESKNTDMVKAKEDSAARALDVRRPWDLFEDMDRWLADLRSEFDRKFWGPLAPFARDSVALLAPPVDLVDEGREYVLKADLPGVAKEDLDLRVTPDAVELSAGSRQEREENEKDHAYRERTYRSFRRSLALPEEILADQAKATLKDGVLELRLPKKEPTSRPEPVKVRVE
- a CDS encoding CDC48 family AAA ATPase; protein product: MMHGREKFLRVTEAKPSDAGRGIVRVDPEVMRILELREDDVVLIEGGKSTAAIVQRGYPEDANRGVIRMDGMQRHNADVGIDDKVGLRKALARPAERLSLAPTEAVRIMGGEQFMAQVLQGRPVTRGDLVTVSIMGRKFDFVVTSFQPGADAVIVGPQTEIKLAETPAKEEEAKLPRVTYDDIGGLGDAVRKVREMIELPLRHPELFERLGVEAPKGVLLHGPPGTGKTLLAKAVASETNANFHSISGPEIMSKFYGQSEENLREIFKQAEENAPSIVFIDELDSIAPNREEVTGEVERRVVAQLLAVMDGLQGRGKVVVIGATNRPNALDPALRRPGRFDREIEIGVPDRDGRLEILQIHTRGMPLAKDVELKELANITHGYVGADVAALTKEAAIRSLRRILPDIDLQTEVIPPEVLAKLTVTRDDFLQAYRELEPSTMREVLIEKPNVHWDDVGGLDEAKQELKESIEWPIKMNKLFVHFDARPPRGVLLYGPPGTGKTLLAKAVATESEANFISVRGPEFLSKWVGESERMVRETFRKAKTAAPCVIFFDEIDAITPVRGMSSDAQVTERVISQILTEMDGLEELHNVTVIAATNRADLVDPALLRPGRFDRHLYIPPPDLATRKAILAIHTKKKPLASDVNLDDLAKRTEKYTGAELAALCNEASMLAMREYATTVKTLDEASLKKVKITKKDFEAALKKVAPQTKDAGGYQALSSKFTKDLEVS